The following are encoded in a window of Microvirga ossetica genomic DNA:
- a CDS encoding IS3 family transposase (programmed frameshift) codes for MPKTRFTREFQDEAVRLVLTSGRSQRAIADDLGVNRSTLARWMAEHQDMRPSSATPPNEDIVDELKRLRRENEVLRQERDILKKATGFFRQGGKSMRFKLIDAAKAEFPIQRLCQVLEVSQSGYFAWRSRPASPRQREDLVLLAHIRSAFTLSNETYGSPRMTRELQDEGLPIGRRRTARLMRENGLKARQKRRFKRTTDSHHAFPIAPNLLEQDFSAERPNQKWAADISYLWTNEGWLSLAVILDLFARRVVGWAVSDSLHTELALEALRKALAIRRPGEGLTHHADRGSQYCSTAYQAELRKHGIRISMSGTGNCFDNAVVETFFKTLKSELVWRTVFQTRAEAKKAIGRYIDGFYNPVRRHSTLDYVSPVQVERLAG; via the exons GAGTTTCAGGATGAGGCCGTCCGCCTCGTTTTGACGAGTGGGCGCTCGCAACGCGCAATCGCCGACGATCTTGGGGTGAACCGTTCGACGCTCGCGCGCTGGATGGCGGAGCACCAGGATATGCGGCCTTCGTCGGCCACGCCGCCCAATGAGGACATCGTGGACGAGCTCAAGCGCCTCCGCCGCGAGAACGAGGTGCTGCGCCAAGAGCGCGACATCCTCAAGAAGGCCACCG GCTTTTTTCGTCAAGGAGGGAAGTCGATGAGGTTCAAGCTCATCGATGCGGCGAAAGCGGAATTCCCCATCCAGCGCCTGTGCCAGGTTCTTGAGGTGAGCCAGAGCGGCTACTTCGCCTGGCGCTCGCGTCCAGCCAGCCCGCGCCAGCGGGAGGATCTGGTGCTTCTGGCCCACATTCGCTCGGCCTTCACCCTCTCCAATGAGACCTACGGCAGCCCGCGCATGACCCGCGAGCTGCAGGATGAGGGACTGCCAATCGGGCGCCGGCGGACCGCTCGACTGATGCGCGAGAATGGTCTCAAGGCCCGGCAGAAGCGCCGCTTCAAACGCACCACCGACAGCCATCACGCTTTTCCGATCGCGCCCAACCTGCTCGAGCAGGACTTCTCGGCCGAGCGCCCGAACCAGAAGTGGGCCGCGGATATCTCCTATCTGTGGACGAACGAGGGCTGGCTCTCCCTGGCTGTGATTCTCGATCTCTTCGCCCGGCGGGTGGTCGGCTGGGCGGTCAGTGACAGCCTCCACACGGAGCTGGCGCTGGAGGCGCTGCGCAAGGCTCTGGCGATCCGAAGACCTGGTGAGGGGCTGACCCATCACGCGGACCGCGGCAGTCAATATTGCTCGACAGCCTATCAGGCCGAGTTGAGGAAACACGGCATCCGGATCTCCATGTCCGGGACAGGCAATTGTTTCGACAATGCCGTGGTCGAGACCTTCTTCAAGACCTTGAAGTCCGAACTGGTCTGGCGCACCGTCTTCCAGACGAGGGCCGAGGCCAAGAAGGCGATTGGTCGTTACATCGACGGCTTCTACAATCCCGTCCGGCGTCATTCGACACTGGACTATGTCAGTCCGGTTCAGGTCGAAAGGCTGGCCGGATAG